In the bacterium genome, one interval contains:
- a CDS encoding SDR family NAD(P)-dependent oxidoreductase: MDFSGRSVIVTGASRGIGAAIATELGRRGANVVCAARASAANPLRLPGTVDETARAVDEAGGVGLAVPCDLSSDDDIERLITVTTERFGRLDMLVNNAAVSFGGDLDIPLRRFEVLMRINVRAPLLATRLARPYLAAAPGGGRILNVGSVTATGYFPTMLTYGMSKAALEHLTVTSAAVLAPDGIAVNCYRIDVQVASEGYVMNAPDADHSTWAEVATAADGAVWMLSQPTDWTGRVVPMLALADVVPSIARLGQDPFTPTGRWTMAGALGEALDP, encoded by the coding sequence ATGGATTTCTCGGGCAGGTCCGTCATCGTTACCGGGGCGAGCCGCGGCATCGGTGCCGCCATCGCCACCGAGTTGGGACGCAGGGGCGCCAACGTGGTTTGCGCCGCCCGTGCCAGCGCCGCCAACCCGCTGCGGCTGCCCGGCACGGTCGACGAGACGGCCCGGGCGGTCGACGAGGCCGGCGGTGTGGGGCTGGCGGTGCCGTGCGACCTGAGCAGCGACGACGACATCGAGCGCCTCATCACCGTCACCACCGAACGCTTCGGACGGTTGGACATGCTGGTCAACAACGCCGCAGTCAGCTTCGGCGGCGACCTGGACATCCCGCTGCGACGCTTCGAGGTGCTCATGCGGATCAACGTGCGGGCGCCGCTGCTTGCCACCCGCCTGGCCCGCCCGTACCTGGCGGCTGCGCCCGGCGGCGGGCGCATCCTCAACGTGGGCTCGGTGACGGCCACCGGGTACTTCCCCACCATGCTCACCTACGGCATGTCCAAGGCGGCGCTCGAGCACCTCACCGTCACCTCCGCGGCGGTGCTGGCACCCGACGGCATCGCCGTCAACTGCTACCGGATCGACGTCCAGGTGGCCTCGGAGGGGTACGTCATGAACGCGCCCGACGCCGACCACTCGACCTGGGCCGAGGTCGCCACCGCTGCCGACGGGGCGGTCTGGATGCTGTCGCAGCCCACCGACTGGACGGGACGGGTCGTGCCGATGCTGGCGCTGGCCGACGTGGTGCCCTCCATCGCCCGCCTGGGCCAGGATCCGTTCACCCCCACCGGGCGCTGGACGATGGCGGGGGCTCTCGGGGAGGCGCTCGACCCCTGA
- a CDS encoding MFS transporter, translating to MGEREFIALMAALTASTALGVDVMLPALGEIRDAFGLPADSTTLSWTVSLYLLGLGFAQLVFGPLADRFGRKPTLYAGLALYVAGAAGAALAPSLGFLLASRLVWGFGAASPRVMALTITRDRYVGDRMARVMSLIIAVFLIAPILGPAMGELLLLSGTWRWVFGFSVVTAVTLSLWLFRLDETLDPAHRLPLDLERLRGAFRTIVGTRVTLGYGLALTFELSAFTAFLASFELLLDDVYDRSGQFALLFGASAAVMAMTALGGARTIAAVGSQTVLRMAIVAHAVGGSALVAISLAGGGAPSFWLWYVVLTGLNALHVVITPICNSLAMAPMGEIAGTASAVIGAVSLVVASLLSSITNNLIAGSVTPLSLGYLCYGALAGACIFWAGRQVAPAHRAG from the coding sequence ATGGGCGAGCGCGAGTTCATCGCGCTCATGGCCGCACTCACCGCCAGCACCGCCCTGGGCGTTGACGTGATGCTGCCCGCACTCGGCGAGATCCGCGATGCCTTCGGGCTGCCGGCGGACTCCACGACCCTCTCCTGGACGGTGAGCCTCTACCTGCTGGGCTTGGGCTTCGCCCAACTCGTGTTCGGACCTCTCGCCGACCGGTTCGGCCGCAAGCCGACGCTGTATGCCGGGCTGGCCCTGTACGTGGCGGGAGCGGCCGGTGCCGCCCTGGCGCCCTCGCTGGGGTTCCTGCTGGCGAGCCGCCTCGTCTGGGGCTTCGGCGCCGCCTCCCCGCGGGTCATGGCTCTGACGATCACCCGTGACCGGTATGTGGGCGACCGCATGGCACGGGTGATGTCGCTGATCATCGCAGTGTTCCTGATCGCCCCGATCCTCGGGCCGGCGATGGGAGAGTTGCTGCTGCTGAGCGGGACGTGGCGGTGGGTGTTCGGCTTCTCCGTCGTGACTGCGGTGACGCTGAGCCTCTGGCTGTTCCGCCTCGACGAGACTCTCGACCCCGCCCACCGGCTGCCCCTCGACCTCGAGCGCCTCCGGGGGGCTTTCCGTACCATCGTCGGGACCCGCGTCACGCTGGGCTACGGCTTGGCCCTCACGTTCGAGTTGAGCGCGTTCACGGCCTTCCTGGCCAGTTTCGAGTTGCTACTCGACGACGTGTACGACCGCAGCGGGCAGTTCGCCCTGCTGTTCGGCGCCAGCGCGGCCGTCATGGCGATGACCGCGCTGGGCGGCGCCCGCACCATCGCCGCCGTGGGCTCGCAGACAGTGTTGCGGATGGCGATCGTCGCCCATGCGGTCGGGGGGTCGGCGCTGGTGGCAATCTCCCTGGCCGGAGGAGGCGCCCCATCGTTCTGGCTCTGGTACGTCGTGCTGACCGGATTGAACGCTCTCCACGTCGTGATCACTCCCATCTGCAACTCCCTGGCCATGGCCCCAATGGGCGAGATCGCCGGGACCGCCTCGGCGGTCATCGGTGCCGTCTCCCTCGTCGTCGCCTCCCTGCTCTCGTCGATCACCAACAACCTCATCGCGGGATCGGTGACGCCACTGTCGTTGGGGTATCTCTGCTACGGAGCGCTCGCCGGTGCGTGCATCTTCTGGGCCGGCCGGCAGGTCGCGCCGGCGCACCGAGCCGGTTAG
- a CDS encoding ATP-binding cassette domain-containing protein, with amino-acid sequence MAGVGTDHLRPPADVLLQVTELEVDFPAGRGHRVHAVSGVSFDVATGETLGLVGESGCGKSSTARAILQLPRPTSGSVVFDGAELTTLRGEDLRRVRTGLQMIFQDPIASLNPRRRVADIVREGLDIWPEASEQAAERVRTALSDVGMDFEEAGNRRPHEFSGGQCQRICIARALALEPRVLICDEPVSALDVSIQAQILNLLEDLKELYGLTMLFIAHDLAVVKSISDRVCVMYLGRICEIGPTDAIFDRPAHPYTEALLASIPQLDSAAAEGGALRGDPPSPFEAPSGCRFRTRCDRATDLCAEQVPELRRAPSGQFVACHFPLTGEPAPADHPADDDAAVGHSITPASP; translated from the coding sequence GCCGTCAGCGGCGTGAGCTTCGACGTGGCCACCGGCGAGACGCTGGGGCTCGTCGGCGAGTCGGGTTGCGGCAAGTCCTCGACGGCTCGCGCCATTCTGCAACTTCCCCGCCCCACGTCGGGCAGCGTCGTCTTCGACGGGGCGGAACTCACGACGTTGCGGGGTGAGGATCTCCGCCGGGTACGCACCGGCCTGCAGATGATCTTCCAGGATCCGATCGCCTCGCTGAACCCGCGCCGCCGCGTCGCCGACATCGTGCGGGAGGGCCTGGACATCTGGCCCGAGGCCTCCGAGCAGGCCGCCGAGCGGGTGCGCACCGCCCTGTCCGACGTCGGCATGGACTTCGAGGAGGCCGGCAACCGCCGCCCGCACGAGTTCTCCGGCGGGCAGTGCCAGCGGATCTGCATCGCCCGGGCGCTGGCGCTGGAGCCCCGCGTGCTGATCTGCGACGAGCCGGTGTCTGCCCTCGACGTGTCGATCCAGGCGCAGATCCTGAATCTCCTGGAGGACCTGAAGGAGTTGTACGGCCTGACGATGCTGTTCATCGCCCACGATCTGGCCGTGGTGAAGAGCATCAGCGACCGGGTCTGCGTGATGTACCTGGGCCGGATCTGCGAGATCGGCCCGACCGACGCCATCTTCGACCGCCCTGCCCATCCCTACACGGAGGCTCTGCTGGCGTCGATACCGCAGTTGGATTCCGCAGCGGCCGAGGGGGGCGCGCTGCGCGGCGACCCCCCGTCTCCCTTCGAGGCGCCCTCGGGTTGCCGCTTCCGCACCCGCTGCGACCGGGCCACCGACCTCTGCGCCGAGCAGGTTCCCGAGCTGCGCCGGGCACCGTCGGGACAGTTCGTGGCCTGCCATTTCCCGCTGACCGGCGAACCGGCCCCCGCGGACCACCCGGCTGACGACGACGCAGCCGTCGGACACTCCATCACCCCCGCTTCCCCATAG
- a CDS encoding DNA polymerase Y family protein: MTAPVRTLVARCAHWPVVALGYPLTEPMVVVAAGRVVAASVEARSRGVVPGLRLRTAAARCVDLVVRERDLDAEARAFEPVVAALDDVTPALEVSCPGMCSFAARGPSRYFGGDGILAGKVLERVTQALGGRAEVRVGIADGPFTAAVAAEVADPTCIVELAGSAAFLAPLPVRLLGNPQLTDVLVRLGIGTLGAFAGLPAADVLARFGTEGRHAQCLAAGSDERPLALRAPPPDWSVSTEFDPPADRLDQLAFCARALAGQLRRRLEKAGMSCVRIAVEVETSEGESLVRLWRHEGGLSATDIADRVRWFLDGSRLGSDSRPTGSDGPAVSGGSRQGGGIVRLALTGDEVTPARSRQMGFWGGEAEADERAVRVAAHLCGRLGPEAVRVPDRRGGRHPDEQFALVPAVTVDLRDRRLADDDRPWPGRLPAPSPARLLPVPWAAELHDAADAPVRVTGRGSLSAAPSRLVIDGRTPTAVVAWAGPWPSNERWWDGARHRRRARLQILTGDGSACLVTLERGHWGVTAVWD; this comes from the coding sequence GTGACCGCCCCGGTCCGCACACTCGTCGCCCGCTGTGCCCACTGGCCGGTGGTGGCTCTCGGATACCCGCTCACCGAGCCGATGGTGGTGGTGGCGGCGGGCCGCGTCGTGGCGGCCTCGGTGGAGGCTCGCAGCCGCGGTGTGGTCCCGGGGCTCCGGTTGCGGACCGCGGCGGCCCGGTGCGTCGATCTGGTGGTGCGCGAGCGCGACCTCGACGCCGAGGCCCGCGCCTTCGAGCCGGTCGTCGCGGCCCTCGACGACGTCACCCCGGCCCTGGAGGTGTCGTGCCCCGGTATGTGTTCCTTCGCCGCCCGGGGGCCGTCCCGCTATTTCGGCGGTGACGGGATCCTCGCCGGGAAGGTCCTCGAAAGGGTGACGCAGGCCCTCGGGGGGCGCGCCGAGGTGCGGGTCGGCATCGCCGACGGTCCCTTCACCGCGGCGGTGGCCGCGGAAGTGGCGGATCCGACCTGCATCGTCGAGCTGGCAGGGAGCGCCGCGTTCCTGGCACCCCTGCCGGTGCGGCTGCTGGGCAACCCCCAACTGACCGACGTGCTGGTCCGCCTGGGCATCGGCACCCTCGGTGCCTTCGCCGGCCTGCCTGCGGCTGACGTCCTGGCCCGCTTCGGCACCGAGGGCCGGCATGCCCAGTGCCTTGCCGCCGGGAGCGACGAGCGGCCTCTCGCCCTCCGGGCGCCTCCCCCCGACTGGTCGGTGAGCACCGAGTTCGACCCGCCCGCCGACCGCCTGGACCAACTGGCCTTCTGCGCCCGCGCCCTGGCCGGGCAACTGCGGCGGCGCCTCGAGAAGGCGGGGATGTCGTGTGTGCGGATCGCCGTCGAGGTCGAGACCAGTGAGGGTGAGAGCCTCGTGCGGCTCTGGCGTCACGAAGGGGGCCTGTCGGCGACCGACATCGCCGACCGGGTGCGCTGGTTCCTCGACGGTTCCCGGCTCGGCTCCGACAGTCGCCCCACCGGCTCCGACGGCCCGGCTGTTTCCGGTGGCTCCCGGCAGGGCGGCGGGATCGTCCGGCTGGCGCTCACCGGCGACGAGGTCACCCCGGCCCGGAGTCGCCAGATGGGTTTCTGGGGCGGCGAGGCCGAGGCCGATGAGCGGGCGGTCCGGGTCGCCGCCCACCTCTGCGGTCGCCTCGGCCCCGAAGCGGTCCGGGTTCCGGACCGGCGCGGCGGCCGTCACCCTGACGAGCAATTCGCCCTGGTGCCGGCGGTCACCGTCGATCTCCGTGACCGCCGGCTCGCCGATGACGACCGCCCCTGGCCCGGCCGGCTGCCGGCCCCGTCGCCGGCGCGCCTGCTGCCGGTCCCGTGGGCCGCCGAACTCCACGATGCGGCGGATGCCCCGGTGCGGGTCACCGGTCGGGGATCGCTCTCGGCGGCGCCGTCCCGGCTGGTGATCGACGGCCGGACTCCGACGGCGGTGGTCGCCTGGGCCGGTCCCTGGCCCAGCAACGAGCGTTGGTGGGACGGCGCCCGGCATCGCCGCCGTGCCCGCCTCCAGATCCTCACCGGCGACGGTTCGGCCTGCCTCGTGACCCTCGAGCGGGGTCACTGGGGGGTGACCGCCGTGTGGGACTGA
- a CDS encoding ribonuclease J, whose protein sequence is MAEEVRVTFLGGLGDIGRNCAAIETGEALLLLDCGQMFAGEDRPGVDSVLPDLSYVFERSERIVGCIATHGHEDHVGALSHLFDRLSCDVYGTPFTLGLARRRIVEAGYGDRARLIPVADGERRRIGPFDCEFVPVTHSVPGGVITAIGTPQGVLLHSCDFKLDFFPVDGRRTDLARIGAISQDPGVRLLLADSTNAEQPGSSRSESDIGPVLAGVFAANAGRRILTACFSSHLHRVQQIVSAAIADGRRVATLGLSMKKNVALGRELGLLRGPDSAFVDIAETAGMASGELCVISTGSQAEERSSLASAAAGDSRWIRIGPADTVVLSSNPIPGNEVRVSRMINDLIERGARVVHSGEIEIHTSGHGRQDELAALHQAASPEWFVPVHGELRHLRAHAALARRLGMPAERVLVALDGDQLVLSDAGLRVEAGVSAGDHVLVHGPFSGPDRGVLGERRILGNQGVVVATVVVDFEAAALLGAPRVTSRGWLDEADADPLEVEMEGELAETVGDFLRAEPDAAAAEVRRVVRRTAGTLVANRSQRRPMIVPVVVPAD, encoded by the coding sequence TTGGCTGAAGAGGTACGGGTCACCTTCCTCGGCGGCCTGGGCGACATCGGCCGCAACTGCGCGGCCATCGAAACCGGCGAAGCCCTGCTGCTGCTGGACTGCGGGCAGATGTTCGCGGGCGAGGATCGGCCCGGTGTGGACTCGGTCCTGCCCGATCTCTCCTACGTGTTCGAGCGGTCCGAGCGGATCGTGGGCTGCATCGCCACCCACGGCCACGAGGACCACGTGGGGGCGCTGAGCCACCTGTTCGACCGGCTGTCCTGCGACGTCTACGGCACGCCCTTCACCCTGGGGCTGGCCCGCCGGCGGATCGTCGAGGCCGGCTACGGCGACCGGGCGCGCCTGATCCCCGTCGCCGACGGGGAGAGGCGGCGAATCGGGCCGTTCGACTGCGAGTTCGTGCCGGTCACCCACTCGGTGCCCGGGGGCGTGATCACCGCCATCGGCACGCCGCAGGGGGTGCTGCTGCACTCCTGTGACTTCAAGCTGGACTTCTTCCCCGTCGACGGGCGTCGCACCGACCTCGCCCGCATCGGCGCCATCTCCCAGGACCCGGGGGTGCGCCTGCTGCTGGCCGACTCCACCAACGCCGAGCAGCCCGGCAGTTCACGCTCCGAGAGCGACATCGGCCCGGTGCTGGCGGGAGTCTTCGCCGCCAACGCAGGGCGCCGCATCCTGACGGCGTGCTTCTCCAGCCACCTGCACCGCGTGCAGCAGATCGTCAGCGCCGCGATTGCCGACGGCCGGCGCGTGGCCACGTTGGGGCTGTCGATGAAGAAGAACGTGGCGTTGGGCCGGGAGTTGGGGCTGCTGCGGGGACCCGACAGCGCCTTCGTGGACATCGCCGAGACCGCCGGCATGGCATCCGGCGAGTTGTGCGTCATCTCCACGGGGTCGCAGGCCGAGGAGCGCTCCTCGCTGGCGTCGGCAGCCGCCGGCGACAGCCGCTGGATCCGGATCGGACCCGCCGACACCGTCGTGTTGAGTTCCAACCCCATCCCGGGCAACGAGGTCCGGGTCAGCCGCATGATCAACGACCTCATCGAGCGCGGGGCCCGGGTGGTGCACTCCGGGGAGATCGAGATCCACACCTCCGGCCACGGTCGCCAGGACGAGCTGGCGGCGCTGCACCAGGCGGCGTCGCCGGAGTGGTTCGTCCCCGTGCACGGCGAGCTGCGCCACCTGCGGGCGCACGCCGCCCTGGCGCGCCGGCTGGGCATGCCCGCCGAGCGGGTGCTCGTGGCGCTCGACGGCGACCAGTTGGTCCTCAGCGACGCCGGCCTGCGGGTGGAGGCCGGCGTGAGCGCAGGCGACCACGTGCTGGTGCACGGGCCGTTCAGCGGGCCCGACCGCGGCGTGCTGGGGGAGCGGCGCATTCTGGGCAACCAGGGTGTCGTGGTCGCCACGGTGGTGGTGGACTTCGAGGCGGCTGCCCTCCTCGGCGCGCCGCGGGTCACCAGCCGGGGCTGGCTCGACGAAGCCGACGCCGACCCCTTGGAGGTGGAGATGGAGGGCGAGCTGGCCGAGACGGTGGGGGACTTCCTGCGCGCCGAGCCGGACGCCGCCGCCGCGGAGGTGCGTCGCGTGGTGCGCCGCACCGCCGGAACCCTCGTGGCCAACCGCTCCCAGCGCCGCCCCATGATCGTGCCGGTGGTGGTGCCGGCGGACTAG
- the dapA gene encoding 4-hydroxy-tetrahydrodipicolinate synthase, with amino-acid sequence MAHHGHPSPRFGRVICAMVTPFSDAGDLDLDGAAELARWLVACGNEGLVVAGTTGESPTLSHDEQIDLIAAVTDAVDVPVLAGAGSNDTAAAVELTERATAVGAAGILSVAPYYNRPPQAGLYDHFRTIIESTHLPVIIYDIPVRTGRKVDTATLLSLAHDTENMAGIKDAAGDPAETGRLIAAAPEGFEVYSGDDALTLPLLAVGAVGVIGVATHWTAAEHLDMFAAWERGDTAAAREINASMGPSFDYETGLAAPNPIPTKALLRVLGRPAGPCRPPMAAEPAGLADDARATLATTRLGRELGFG; translated from the coding sequence ATGGCACACCACGGCCATCCCTCGCCGCGCTTCGGTCGCGTCATCTGCGCCATGGTCACCCCGTTCAGCGACGCCGGCGACCTGGATCTCGACGGCGCCGCCGAGCTGGCTCGCTGGTTGGTGGCCTGCGGCAACGAGGGGCTGGTCGTGGCGGGCACCACCGGCGAGTCGCCCACCCTCAGCCACGACGAGCAGATCGACCTGATCGCGGCGGTCACCGACGCCGTCGACGTGCCGGTCCTGGCCGGCGCCGGCAGCAACGACACGGCCGCCGCCGTCGAGTTGACCGAGCGGGCCACCGCGGTGGGCGCCGCCGGCATCCTGTCGGTCGCCCCGTACTACAACCGCCCTCCGCAGGCCGGCCTGTACGACCACTTCCGGACCATCATCGAATCCACCCACCTGCCTGTGATCATCTACGACATCCCCGTGCGCACCGGCCGCAAGGTGGACACCGCCACGCTGCTGTCGCTGGCGCACGACACCGAGAACATGGCCGGCATCAAGGACGCCGCCGGCGACCCCGCCGAGACCGGGCGTCTCATCGCCGCGGCCCCGGAGGGTTTCGAGGTCTACAGCGGCGACGACGCCCTCACCCTGCCGTTGCTGGCGGTCGGGGCGGTCGGTGTGATCGGCGTGGCCACGCACTGGACCGCAGCCGAGCACCTGGACATGTTCGCGGCGTGGGAGCGCGGCGACACCGCAGCCGCCCGGGAGATCAACGCTTCGATGGGCCCGTCGTTCGACTACGAGACCGGTCTCGCCGCTCCCAACCCCATCCCCACCAAGGCGCTCCTGCGGGTGCTGGGCCGCCCGGCCGGACCGTGCCGTCCCCCGATGGCTGCCGAGCCGGCGGGCCTGGCCGACGACGCCAGGGCCACGCTGGCGACCACTCGCCTGGGCCGGGAACTCGGCTTTGGCTGA
- a CDS encoding error-prone DNA polymerase — translation MDWNNPRVPWSGIERLLSDRPFSDRTPAGRPADTWAGDGNDSPAWSRKRRAYLPPADLQRCRGPVRYAELHCHSNFSFLDGASHPEELAAEAVRLGLEALAICDHNGFYGIVRFAEAAGALGLPTVFGAELTLALEAPPSQAAIPQALRSQGASSQAASPARRRRKDPERAGVPDPDGVHLLVLARDPRGYALLARAISEGQLAGAKNAPRIDYQRLVTLGGAGTGDHWLILTGCRKGSVPRALADGGMPAARRALDRLTADFGPDNVAVELWDHGLPGDSVRNDALAALAARANLSLVATGNVHHHSVDRQRLAAALAALRARRSLDEIDGWLPPAGRHLRSGAEQAARFARWPGAVETAAELGRQCAFDLQLVAPDLPPYPCPEGLDEMVYLRRLVAEGGARHYGARTAERVGGAWAQLDRELDVIEALGFPGYFLVVWDIVEFCRRSGILCQGRGSAANSAVCYALGITNVDAVSLDLLFERFLSSERDEPPDIDIDIESDRREEVIQYVYDRYGRHNCAQVANVITYRPRSAVRDAARALGHGAGHQDSLSKLIDHRRGLAAEAADPESPVPAPVLELATEIEHFPRHLGIHSGGMVICDRPVIEVCPVEWARKQDRSVLQWDKDDCAAVGLVKFDLLGLGMLSALRYAIDLVAASDGIEVDLAALPQEPEVYEMLCAADTIGVFQVESRAQMATLPRLKPRCFYDLVVEVALIRPGPIQGGSVHPYIRRRNGAEAVTYPHPLLEGALAKTLGVPLFQEQLMQIAIDVAGFSAAEADRLRQAIGSKRSHQRLEQLKGRFFEGMAANGIDDEVGEQIWRKLDAFANYGFPESHAVSFSYLVYASSWIKYHYPAAFCAALLRAQPMGFWSPHTLVGDARRHGVVVRTPDLNASAATAGLEREEDSTGGWAVRLGLDYVRGVGEELAAEIDAGRPYDSVADLRRRVPTISAAALEGLAISGTFGCFGIDRRSGLWTAGALAQETADQLPGVVGGTEAPPLPAMSPAEVARADLWATGVAPDGHPTRFIRDRLADAGVVTAADLRSRGDGERVLVGGVVTHRQRPATAGGVTFLSLEDETGLINVVVSRGCWQHHRKVATGAPAMLIRGRLEHSEGVLNVVAERLEALPVSRAPASRDFR, via the coding sequence ATGGATTGGAACAATCCCCGTGTGCCCTGGAGCGGCATCGAGCGCCTACTCTCGGACCGGCCCTTCTCGGACCGGACACCCGCCGGCCGCCCCGCCGACACTTGGGCGGGCGACGGGAACGACAGCCCGGCATGGTCACGCAAGCGGCGGGCGTACCTGCCGCCGGCCGATCTCCAGCGATGCCGGGGCCCGGTCCGCTACGCGGAACTGCACTGCCACTCCAACTTCTCCTTCCTCGACGGGGCCTCCCACCCCGAGGAACTAGCCGCCGAGGCGGTCCGGCTCGGGCTCGAGGCACTCGCCATCTGCGATCACAACGGCTTCTACGGCATCGTCCGTTTCGCCGAGGCGGCCGGAGCGCTCGGGCTCCCGACGGTCTTCGGCGCCGAACTCACGCTGGCCCTGGAGGCACCCCCTTCGCAGGCGGCCATCCCGCAGGCGCTCCGGTCGCAGGGGGCCTCCTCGCAGGCGGCCTCTCCGGCACGGCGCCGCCGGAAGGATCCCGAGCGCGCCGGGGTGCCCGACCCCGACGGCGTCCACCTGCTGGTGCTGGCCCGCGATCCCCGCGGCTACGCGCTGCTGGCGCGAGCCATCAGCGAGGGCCAGCTGGCAGGGGCCAAGAATGCGCCCCGGATCGACTACCAGCGCCTCGTCACCCTCGGCGGAGCGGGCACCGGCGACCACTGGCTGATCCTCACCGGCTGCCGCAAGGGGTCGGTGCCGCGGGCCCTGGCGGACGGGGGCATGCCCGCAGCCCGCCGGGCACTGGATCGGCTCACCGCAGACTTCGGTCCGGACAACGTGGCCGTCGAGCTGTGGGATCACGGTCTGCCCGGCGATTCGGTGCGCAACGACGCTCTTGCCGCTCTGGCCGCCAGGGCCAACCTCTCCCTCGTCGCCACCGGCAACGTGCACCACCACTCGGTGGACCGGCAGCGGCTCGCCGCCGCGCTGGCCGCGCTGCGGGCCCGTCGCAGCCTCGACGAGATCGACGGCTGGCTCCCCCCGGCCGGTCGGCATCTGCGCTCCGGCGCCGAGCAGGCGGCACGCTTCGCCCGCTGGCCGGGAGCCGTCGAGACGGCCGCGGAACTGGGGCGCCAGTGTGCCTTCGATCTGCAGCTCGTCGCCCCCGATCTGCCGCCCTATCCCTGCCCCGAGGGCCTCGACGAGATGGTCTACCTGCGCCGTCTGGTCGCCGAGGGGGGCGCACGCCACTACGGGGCGCGCACCGCCGAGCGGGTGGGGGGCGCCTGGGCGCAACTCGACCGGGAACTCGATGTCATCGAGGCGCTCGGGTTCCCCGGCTACTTCCTGGTGGTGTGGGACATCGTGGAGTTCTGCCGGCGGTCCGGGATCCTCTGCCAGGGGCGCGGCTCGGCCGCCAACTCGGCGGTGTGTTACGCCCTCGGCATCACCAACGTGGACGCCGTCTCGCTGGACCTGCTGTTCGAGCGGTTCCTGTCCTCCGAGCGCGACGAGCCGCCCGACATCGACATCGACATCGAGAGCGACCGCCGCGAGGAGGTCATCCAGTACGTCTACGACCGCTACGGGCGCCACAACTGCGCCCAGGTGGCCAACGTCATCACCTACCGTCCTCGCTCGGCGGTCCGTGATGCGGCCCGGGCCCTGGGCCACGGGGCAGGGCACCAGGATTCCCTCTCCAAGCTGATCGACCATCGGCGAGGTCTCGCCGCCGAGGCGGCTGATCCCGAGAGCCCCGTCCCCGCGCCGGTGCTCGAACTGGCCACCGAGATCGAGCACTTCCCCCGCCATCTGGGGATCCACTCCGGCGGAATGGTGATCTGTGACCGGCCCGTCATCGAGGTGTGTCCCGTGGAGTGGGCGCGCAAGCAGGACCGCAGCGTCCTGCAGTGGGACAAGGACGACTGCGCCGCGGTGGGGCTGGTGAAATTCGACCTGCTGGGGCTCGGGATGCTGTCGGCGCTGCGGTACGCCATCGACCTCGTCGCCGCTTCCGATGGCATCGAGGTCGATCTCGCCGCCCTGCCCCAGGAGCCCGAGGTCTACGAGATGCTCTGCGCCGCCGACACCATCGGTGTGTTTCAGGTGGAGTCGCGCGCCCAGATGGCCACGCTGCCCCGGTTGAAGCCCCGCTGCTTCTACGACCTCGTCGTCGAGGTGGCCCTCATCCGGCCCGGCCCCATCCAGGGCGGCTCGGTCCACCCCTACATCCGGCGCCGCAACGGCGCCGAGGCGGTCACCTACCCGCATCCGCTGCTGGAGGGGGCGCTCGCCAAGACCCTCGGGGTGCCGCTCTTCCAAGAGCAGCTCATGCAGATCGCCATCGACGTGGCGGGCTTCAGCGCAGCCGAGGCCGACCGGCTCCGCCAGGCGATCGGCTCGAAGCGCAGCCACCAGCGTCTGGAGCAACTGAAGGGCCGGTTCTTCGAGGGCATGGCGGCCAATGGCATCGACGACGAGGTCGGCGAGCAGATCTGGCGGAAGCTGGACGCCTTCGCCAACTACGGCTTCCCCGAGAGCCACGCCGTGTCGTTCTCGTACCTCGTCTACGCCTCGTCGTGGATCAAGTACCACTACCCGGCGGCCTTCTGCGCCGCCCTGCTGCGGGCACAGCCCATGGGGTTCTGGTCGCCCCACACCCTGGTCGGCGACGCCCGCCGCCACGGGGTCGTGGTGCGCACCCCCGATCTCAACGCCTCGGCGGCGACCGCCGGCCTGGAGCGGGAGGAGGACTCCACCGGCGGCTGGGCGGTGCGGCTGGGTCTCGACTATGTGCGGGGGGTCGGCGAGGAGCTGGCCGCGGAGATCGACGCTGGCCGGCCCTATGACTCGGTGGCGGACCTGCGCCGCCGGGTGCCGACCATCTCGGCCGCAGCGCTGGAGGGGCTCGCGATCTCGGGGACCTTCGGCTGCTTCGGCATCGATCGCCGCTCGGGGTTGTGGACGGCGGGGGCCTTGGCCCAGGAGACGGCCGACCAGTTGCCCGGGGTCGTCGGCGGCACCGAGGCGCCCCCGCTGCCGGCGATGTCACCGGCGGAGGTTGCCCGGGCCGATCTCTGGGCCACCGGCGTGGCGCCCGACGGCCACCCCACCCGCTTCATCCGGGACCGGCTCGCCGACGCCGGCGTGGTGACGGCGGCGGACCTGAGGAGCCGCGGCGACGGCGAGCGGGTGCTCGTGGGGGGAGTGGTGACGCATCGCCAGCGTCCCGCCACGGCCGGGGGCGTCACCTTCCTGAGCCTCGAGGACGAGACCGGGCTGATCAACGTGGTCGTTTCCCGGGGCTGCTGGCAGCACCACCGCAAGGTGGCCACCGGAGCCCCGGCGATGCTTATCCGGGGACGCCTCGAGCACTCCGAGGGGGTGCTGAACGTCGTCGCCGAGAGGCTCGAAGCGCTCCCGGTCAGCCGGGCTCCGGCCTCCCGGGACTTCCGCTGA